The sequence ACCGGTGAGATCTTTTTTTGTTACCATACCGTAAACACTTGCAGCACCAAAAGTCGCAGCGCAGATGAAAAAGGTGGAGGCAATGGATGCCTGGGTATAAATCATAAAGATCGGGGCCAGGCAGATACCGTAAAGGACGGTAAGGCCCATATAAAGACCTGTGGCCGTGCTTGCCTGCATTTTTTGAATCCGTGCACTGAGAAATCCGCACATGACAATAAGACCGATGAACAATACCCAGGGCATGATGGGATTGCCGTATACGGTCTGCATCACGGCAGGGCTTTCAGATACAAAATATGAGGTCAGGCCGGTGGCGGCAAGACCCATGGCCATCCAATTGTATGTGCTTCTGATAAACGCATTGACCCGGGTCATTACACCGGTTTGTTGATAGGAAATATTTGTGTTCATTACAACTCCTTTGTATTTCAGGTTTAGTCAGGTTAAATGATTTGATATTATTTATTTTCACAATAATATAACACGGGTAGGGCAGATTTCAATATTACATTTTGATTATACAAAACAGTTGGATATAAAATTTGATAAAATAAAAGTTTACATAATATATATTATCAGACCTTGAATGGGTAAAGGGAAGGGTGTACATTGACTTTTATAAATGATTTATTTTATAAGTACGAACTTTGGGCATAAGCCTAAAATAAGGACAGGAATGATACCACAGACGAATCATAAGGTGTACACCGTAGGCACACTGACAAGACAGATAAAAAATCTGCTTGAAGAGCAGTATCCTTTTTTATGGATCACCGGAGAGGTTTCAAATTTTTCAACGCCCGCTTCAGGTCATTCCTATTTTTCATTAAAAGATGAAGCGGCTGTGATTTCCTGCGTTATTTTTAAAGGACAGAAACGCCATTTAAAATTCACTCCTGAAAACGGAATGAAAGTCAAAGGCATGGCCAGGCTGTCCCTTTACGAGCCCCGAGGGTCTTACCAGCTTATTTTTGAGCATATGGAACTCGAAGGCACAGGCGCGCTTCAGCGAGACTTTGAACAACTTAAGGCCAAACTGGCTGCCATGGGCTGGTTTGATGCTGCGCACAAAAAGGAAATACCTTTTTTGCCGTCGGGCATCCACGTGATCACCTCGGGCACTGGTGCTGCGGTTCGTGACATTATTCAAGTGGCCAAACAACGCTGTCCAAGCGTTCCCCTTGAAATCATTCCTGTCAAAGTACAGGGAGATACCGCAGAATTTGAAATTGCCCATGCCATTGAACTTGCTAATACGGTCAAAACCCGTGACCTTATTATAATTGCCAGAGGCGGCGGTTCCTTAGAAGATTTATGGGCATTTAATACAGAGACCGTGGCCAAAGCCGTTTACGAATCTGAAATACCCGTCATTTCGGGCGTTGGTCATGAAATTGATTTCACCATTGCCGACTTTGTAGCTGATCTTCGGGCCCCGACCCCATCCGCTGCCATCCAGATGGCCTTGCCTGACCAGGCCGCTATGGTCCATCAAATCTTTGGCTTGCAAAATGAGTTAAACAATAAAATTGAGCGTCGTATCTTTCAACTGCGGGAATATATAAATGATTTACGCAGGCGGCTTAAAAGTCCGGCCAGGGTTGTGGATGATTTCAGGTTCCGGATTGAGGATCTGCAATCCAGGATTTTGTCTTTGGTCAAAAATCGAATCAACTACCAGCGCGAGAGAACCCAATGGCTTAAAAGAGCGCTTTCAAGCACCCTGCCCTTGTCCCGCATCCAGGCATATAAAAAGGATGTGAAAGATCTTCAGGCAAGTCTGGATTATTTTTTGTATGCTTACCTGAAACAATGTAAAGACCAGGTGAATAAACAAAAAGCCCAACTTGAGACCCTAAATCCCTCAGCGGTGTTGAACCGTGGTTACAGCATTACCCGCAGTTTGTCCAATAATCGTGTTAGCGGTCATATTGTGATGGATGCTGACACGCTTAATGTAGACGATGGAATTGAAATTATTTTATCTAAAGGACGCCTGGATGCCCGGGTGGAAAAAATATATGGCAAAAAAAACCTTTGAGTCAGCACTAAAACAGCTTGAAAACATTGTCAAAGAAATGGAATCGGGTGATTTGACATTGGAAAAAGCAGTCAAAAAATACGAAGATGGAATTGCCAATACTCGTTTCTGCCTTGATATTTTAGATAAAACCGAGCAGAAAATTACTCAATTGACAATGAATGCTGACGGTGAGCCCGATGTATCAGATTTTAAGGAAGAACAATGAGTACTTTTGATCTTTCCGGATATTTGTCCCGGAACCGAAAACTGGTTGATGCGGCTTTGGTAAATGTTTTTCATGAACTGGACCAACAACGCGAGCTTATCCAGGCCATGACGCACTCTTTGATGGCCGGCGGCAAACGGGTCCGCCCTGCCCTGGCCCTGGCAACGGCCAGCGCGTTAGGTACAGATCCGCTCATCGCCCTACCCGCTTCCTGTGCCATTGAAATGATCCATACCTATTCCCTGATCCATGATGATCTGCCGGCTATGGATGACGATGACCTGCGCAGAGGCGTTCCGACCTGCCACAAACAATTTTCCGAACCGACGGCAATTTTGGCCGGAGACGGGCTATTAACCCATGCATTTCATATCCTTGCAGCACCTGGGGCTTATTTTAAGGTTTTCCCCGATGCTGAAACCCGGCTGGTTCTGGTGGAAAAAATATCTGCGGCAGCCGGTATTAACGGTATGGTCGAAGGCCAGATGCTTGATATGCAGGCCGAAAAGAGTCCGGAAAATTTACCTTCAGACAATTCTGAAGCTCTGATTCATTTAAAAAAAATCCACCGGCATAAAACCGGGGCCATGATTGAGGTCAGTGTTGCGTCAGGAGCCATCAGTGCCGGTGCTGAGAAAGATGCTCTAAACGCTTTGGGCACATATGCTGAAAACATCGGACTTGCGTTCCAGGTTATGGACGACATTTTGAATGTGGAAGGTGATCCTAAAGTTATGGGCAAGGCAGTTGGTTCCGATGCCCTGCACGATAAACTGACCTTTCCTGCCATCCTCGGCCTTGAAGAATCCAAAGTTTTTTCAAAGCAGCTTGTGGCCGATGCCTTATCGGCGTTAGACAGTTACGGGGAAAAGGAATTTAAGAAAAACAGCGAACCTTTGCGCGCCATTGCCGGTTACATTATTAACAGAAACCGATGACAGGACTATTAACTTGAACAAAAAATCTAATTTCCGGATGGGCACTGAAGAGGTGGGCATTGAAATATCTTGATCAAATAAACAGCCCTGATGATCTGAAACAGATTCCCAGGGATGAACTTGAGGCTGTCGCCAGGGAGATCCGGGGCAGAATTATTGATGTGGTGTCAAAAAACGGCGGGCATCTGGCATCAAGCTTAGGTGTCGTGGAACTGACCATTGCCCTGCATTACGTATTCGATTCACCCAGGGATACCCTGATCTGGGACGTGGGCCACCAGTCCTATGCGCACAAGCTTTTAACCGGGCGCCACCGCAACTTTGACACCCTTCGAAAATACAAGGGCATTTCAGGGTTTGTTAAAATCAAGGAGAGTCCCTATGATGCGTTAACTGTGGGACACGCCTCCACGTCAATTTCTGCCGGTCTGGGTATGTGCTATGCCAAGGCGCTCAAGCAGGACAATTCCAATGTGGTCTCAATCATCGGTGACGGTTCCATGACCGCAGGGCTTGCTTACGAAGGGTTGAACCATTCGGGCGATCTCCAGAAAAAATACATCGTTATTTTAAATGATAACGACATGTCCATCTCCGCCAATGTGGGCGCCCTGTCTTCTTACCTGTCCCGGACTTTTTCGCATAAAGCCCTGCAAAACATGCGTAACCAGTTTGGTCAATTTTTAAAATCCGTGCCCAAAATCGGCGACGACATGTATGGATGGGCTAAAAGGTGGGAGGAATCCTTTAAGACGTTTGTAACCCCGGGTATGCTGTTCGAAGCCTTTAATTTTGATTATTTCGGCCCCATTGACGGCCATAATCTGGATCATCTCATTGATATTCTATCCAATATTAAAGATCCTGATTCCCCGGTGCTGTTGCATGTGACCACAAAAAAAGGCAAAGGGTACAAGCCGGCCGAAAAAAATCCGGTCTATTTTCACGGCGTGGGTTCATTTGCCGTGGATACCGGAAAATGCCCAGCATCAAAGTCAAATGCCCCACCCTCTTACACGTCGGTGTTCGGTAACTGTATGATTGCGCTTGCAAAGCAAAACAAATGTATCGTGGCGGTAACTGCAGCCATGCCCGAAGGCACGGGGCTAAGTCATTTTGCTGAACAGTTTGCCGACAGGTTTGTTGACGTGGGCATTGCCGAACAACATGCAGTTACCTTTGCTGCAGGTCTTGCCGCCAAAGGGGCAAAACCCGTGGTGGCCATCTACTCCACATTTTTGCAGCGCGGCTATGACCAGATTCTTCATGATGTCTGCCTTGACAACCATCCGGTGATTTTTGCCATTGACCGTGGCGGCATTGTGGGGGAAGACGGTCCCACCCATCACGGGCTGTTTGATTTTTCCTATCTTCGATCCATACCCAATATGACCGTCATGGCCCCCATGGATGAAAATGAACTGGTGCGCATGATGCAAACGGCTGTGGTCCACCAGGGTCCCATTGCCCTGCGCTATCCCAGGGGTGCAGGCCAGGGTGTTCCCGTTGATTACAATGCCAAGGCCGTTGATATTGGGAAAGCAAAGGTGCTTCGCACAGGCGACGATCTTTTAATCATCGGTATTGGCCGCTGTGTGAATGATGCCATGGATGCAGCAGAACAATTATCCGCCAAAGGCATTGAAAGTACCGTGGTCAATGCCCGGTTTGTAAAACCTTTGGATGCGGAGTTAATCCTTGATCTTGCCGGAAAAATCAAAAATGTGGTGACCATTGAAGAACATGTGCTGGCAGGCGGTTTCGGATCAGCCATCCTTGAACTGATCTGTGATAACGGACTTTCAGGATGCCGTGTGAACCGGGTGGGCATTGATGATGTCTTTGTTGAACACGGCAGCCAGAATGAGCTTCGAAAGGATTACGGCATTGATGCCCAAGCGGTTGTGACAGCAGGATTGACGTTGTGCAGTGAAGAATAAAATCGCCAGAAAACGCTTGGATCAGGCCTTGGTTGACCGGGGTCTGATACGCTCAAGGGAACGGGCCAAAGCCATGATCATGGCTGGAAAGGTTTTGGTAAACGGCATCAAGGTAGATAAGCCCGGCACCCAGGTAAACCAGGATGCGCTGATTGACGTTAAAGCCCCGGATCATCCCTACGTCAGCAGGGGCGGACTTAAACTTGAAAAAGCACTTCAACGTTTCCCCGTGTCTGTTCAGGATGCGGTTTGTCTTGATATAGGTGCATCTACTGGTGGATTCACCGACTGCCTGCTCAAATTTGGTGCCCAAAAAGTGTATGCTGTTGATGTGGGTTATGGACAGCTTGACTGGTCCCTTAGACAGGATGACCGGGTGGTGGTCATAGAGCGTACTAACATCCGCAATCTTCCCTATGACGCCATCGGCCAACCCATGGATGTCGTGGTGGCTGACACCTCTTTTATCTCCTTGAAAACCGTTATCCCGTCAGCGGAAAAATTCATGCGCACCGGCACGGATATCCTGGCCCTTATCAAACCGCAATTTGAGGCGGGAAAGGAAAATGTAGGCAAAGGCGGCATCGTAAAGGATCCGGAAATCAGAAACCAGGTAAAGCAGGATATTACTATTTTCTTTCAGGACAGGGGGTACAAGGTAAACGGGACCGTTACCTCACCGGTTTTAGGCGCCAAAGGTAATGAAGAATATGTAATTTCTTTAGTTTATCAAAAAAAATAAAATAAGTCTGTTATTTTTATTTTATTTTGATTATTAGAGTATTGTTATTTTATTAATATTCTAAAGGAGCCGTAATGAGCGAAGAAATCAAATCCATGAGGAATGTGGCTTTTGCGGGCCATGGAGGTGCGGGCAAGACAACTCTTGCTGAGGCTATGCTGTTCAAAGCCGGGGTGACAAATCGCCTTGGCAAGGTTGAAGAAGGAAATACAGTAATGGACTTCCAGCCCGAAGAGACCAAAAAGCAGCAAAGTATTAACACATCATTTATTAAGTATACACATCAAAAGCATGTAGTTACGTTAATGGACA comes from uncultured Desulfobacter sp. and encodes:
- a CDS encoding Bax inhibitor-1/YccA family protein gives rise to the protein MNTNISYQQTGVMTRVNAFIRSTYNWMAMGLAATGLTSYFVSESPAVMQTVYGNPIMPWVLFIGLIVMCGFLSARIQKMQASTATGLYMGLTVLYGICLAPIFMIYTQASIASTFFICAATFGAASVYGMVTKKDLTGMGQFLMMGLFGVIIAMIVNIFLQSSVMQTIISMVAVLLFTGLTAYDTQKLKSMAVTLPADASGAMVRKGAILGALSLYLDFMGLFVHLLSLLGIARD
- the dxs gene encoding 1-deoxy-D-xylulose-5-phosphate synthase; the protein is MKYLDQINSPDDLKQIPRDELEAVAREIRGRIIDVVSKNGGHLASSLGVVELTIALHYVFDSPRDTLIWDVGHQSYAHKLLTGRHRNFDTLRKYKGISGFVKIKESPYDALTVGHASTSISAGLGMCYAKALKQDNSNVVSIIGDGSMTAGLAYEGLNHSGDLQKKYIVILNDNDMSISANVGALSSYLSRTFSHKALQNMRNQFGQFLKSVPKIGDDMYGWAKRWEESFKTFVTPGMLFEAFNFDYFGPIDGHNLDHLIDILSNIKDPDSPVLLHVTTKKGKGYKPAEKNPVYFHGVGSFAVDTGKCPASKSNAPPSYTSVFGNCMIALAKQNKCIVAVTAAMPEGTGLSHFAEQFADRFVDVGIAEQHAVTFAAGLAAKGAKPVVAIYSTFLQRGYDQILHDVCLDNHPVIFAIDRGGIVGEDGPTHHGLFDFSYLRSIPNMTVMAPMDENELVRMMQTAVVHQGPIALRYPRGAGQGVPVDYNAKAVDIGKAKVLRTGDDLLIIGIGRCVNDAMDAAEQLSAKGIESTVVNARFVKPLDAELILDLAGKIKNVVTIEEHVLAGGFGSAILELICDNGLSGCRVNRVGIDDVFVEHGSQNELRKDYGIDAQAVVTAGLTLCSEE
- a CDS encoding exodeoxyribonuclease VII small subunit, which encodes MAKKTFESALKQLENIVKEMESGDLTLEKAVKKYEDGIANTRFCLDILDKTEQKITQLTMNADGEPDVSDFKEEQ
- a CDS encoding TlyA family RNA methyltransferase, which produces MKNKIARKRLDQALVDRGLIRSRERAKAMIMAGKVLVNGIKVDKPGTQVNQDALIDVKAPDHPYVSRGGLKLEKALQRFPVSVQDAVCLDIGASTGGFTDCLLKFGAQKVYAVDVGYGQLDWSLRQDDRVVVIERTNIRNLPYDAIGQPMDVVVADTSFISLKTVIPSAEKFMRTGTDILALIKPQFEAGKENVGKGGIVKDPEIRNQVKQDITIFFQDRGYKVNGTVTSPVLGAKGNEEYVISLVYQKK
- the xseA gene encoding exodeoxyribonuclease VII large subunit; translation: MIPQTNHKVYTVGTLTRQIKNLLEEQYPFLWITGEVSNFSTPASGHSYFSLKDEAAVISCVIFKGQKRHLKFTPENGMKVKGMARLSLYEPRGSYQLIFEHMELEGTGALQRDFEQLKAKLAAMGWFDAAHKKEIPFLPSGIHVITSGTGAAVRDIIQVAKQRCPSVPLEIIPVKVQGDTAEFEIAHAIELANTVKTRDLIIIARGGGSLEDLWAFNTETVAKAVYESEIPVISGVGHEIDFTIADFVADLRAPTPSAAIQMALPDQAAMVHQIFGLQNELNNKIERRIFQLREYINDLRRRLKSPARVVDDFRFRIEDLQSRILSLVKNRINYQRERTQWLKRALSSTLPLSRIQAYKKDVKDLQASLDYFLYAYLKQCKDQVNKQKAQLETLNPSAVLNRGYSITRSLSNNRVSGHIVMDADTLNVDDGIEIILSKGRLDARVEKIYGKKNL
- a CDS encoding farnesyl diphosphate synthase, whose translation is MSTFDLSGYLSRNRKLVDAALVNVFHELDQQRELIQAMTHSLMAGGKRVRPALALATASALGTDPLIALPASCAIEMIHTYSLIHDDLPAMDDDDLRRGVPTCHKQFSEPTAILAGDGLLTHAFHILAAPGAYFKVFPDAETRLVLVEKISAAAGINGMVEGQMLDMQAEKSPENLPSDNSEALIHLKKIHRHKTGAMIEVSVASGAISAGAEKDALNALGTYAENIGLAFQVMDDILNVEGDPKVMGKAVGSDALHDKLTFPAILGLEESKVFSKQLVADALSALDSYGEKEFKKNSEPLRAIAGYIINRNR